One window of the Eucalyptus grandis isolate ANBG69807.140 chromosome 6, ASM1654582v1, whole genome shotgun sequence genome contains the following:
- the LOC104449209 gene encoding probable beta-1,4-xylosyltransferase IRX9H: MSMVSSRRTLPPYNDRNYPNGDSFLLGSSPNQRPSYVFGKASSASLGFAASGIRIRGMFAAIFPGKYSRKSPPLWRSFYRFLLFFILGFLLGLIPYGHVNDLRANHSLEVKPPPTNVRLDAGVDQSIERKDFVIRAVNLRVEEKVEMNLEEGSSLVPKKQLIVVTPTYNRALQAYFLNRLGQVLRLVQSPLLWIVVEMDAASMETADVLRKTGVMYRHLVCVKNVTDVKDQGVHQRNKALEHIQHHQLDGIVYFADDYNIYSIELFKNLRQISRFGTWPVAMLAQSKNKVILEGPVCNGSQIMGWHTNERSKRLHRFQVDKSGFAFNSTILWDPKRWHHPISNPIQLVGSLKEGFQGTKFIEQVVEDESQMEAIPPGCSLIMNWHLYLDGPGLPYPPGWLLQKNLDDVLPLR; encoded by the exons ATGTCAATGGTGTCGAGCAGGAGAACCTTGCCTCCTTATAATGATCGCAATTACCCAAATGGGGACTCCTTTTTGTTAGGATCATCACCAAATCAGAGGCCTTCCTATGTTTTTGGCAAAGCATCATCTGCTTCGCTGGGTTTCGCCGCATCAGGAATTAGAATCCGTGGAATGTTCGCCGCCATTTTCCCCGGAAAGTACTCGAGAAAGTCTCCGCCGCTGTGGAGATCATTTTATaggtttttgttgtttttcatACTAGGATTTTTACTAGGTTTGATCCCTTATGGGCATGTAAACGACTTGCGAGCTAATCATTCGTTGGAGGTTAAGCCGCCTCCGACCAATGTCAGGTTGGATGCTGGAGTGGATCAGTCGATTGAGCGTAAGGATTTCGTCATTAGAGCTGTTAATTTGAGGGTAGAagaaaaggttgagatgaattTGGAAGAGGGTTCAAGTTTGGTGCCTAAAAAGCAGCTGATTGTGGTTACACCAACGTATAACAGGGCCCTGCAGGCCTACTTTTTGAACAGGCTTGGTCAGGTATTAAGGCTCGTGCAATCTCCATTGTTGTGGATTGTGGTGGAGATGGATGCAGCTTCAATGGAGACTGCAGACGTATTGAGAAAAACCGGGGTCATGTATAGGCATTTGGTGTGTGTTAAGAACGTGACAGATGTTAAAGACCAGGGTGTGCATCAGCGGAACAAAGCATTGGAGCACATCCAGCACCATCAACTCGATGGCATTGTTTACTTTGCGGACGACTATAACATTTACTCAATAGAGTTGTTCAAGAACCTAAGACAAATTAG TCGTTTTGGCACTTGGCCTGTCGCGATGCTTGCGCAGAGCAAAAACAAAGTAATATTGGAAGGTCCCGTGTGCAACGGAAGTCAAATAATGGGTTGGCACACAAATGAAAGAAGTAAGAGACTCCATAGGTTCCAAGTTGATAAATCTGGATTTGCTTTCAACAGTACAATCTTGTGGGATCCAAAGAGATGGCACCATCCCATATCTAATCCAATTCAGCTGGTGGGCTCTTTGAAGGAAGGTTTCCAG GGTACAAAATTTATAGAACAAGTGGTAGAAGATGAAAGTCAAATGGAAGCAATTCCTCCTGGCTGCTCGCTAATAATGAACTGGCATCTCTATTTGGATGGTCCTGGTCTTCCGTACCCCCCTGGCTGGTTGCTTCAGAAGAATCTTGATGATGTTCTCCCTTTAAGATGA